The Anaerolineae bacterium genomic sequence AGTGATGGCCAGGTACGGCCGCGGCCCACACTCTTGACAGACCCGGGCTCCAAGTGGACGGCGCCTAGTGAAGGAAGACGCGGCGGCCTGCTAGCCACTAGCGACCATCCACTGGCTAGATTGGAGATCCGAGCAGTATGACCCACAAGGAACGCGCCATCTGCGCTCTCACCGGGGGCACCCCGGACTACGTGCCCACCATGGAGCTGGTCTTTCACCTCACCCAAGAGGTCTTCGGACAGGACTGGTACTGGCCCGCCCAGTTGGAGGCGGCCACCGGCGCCGAGCGCGAGCGCATGCTCCGCCACAACGCCGCCCTCTACGTGACCGTCGCGCAGCGCTTCGACTACTCCATCATCATGATCAACAAGGCAGCCGGCCCTCCCGACATCGCCGCCCTGGTGAAGTACATCCGTGATCTGGCGGGCGACCAGTACCTGCTCATGGCCCACGGCGACGCCACCTACAGCATCCCCTCCGGCGACCAAATGACGGAGTTCGTCTACTGGCTTTACGATCACCCCGAGGAGGCTCACGCCGAGGCGGCCAGTCGGGTGGACGAGGCCCTAGAGCGGGGGAAGTACCTGCTGGATCAGGGGCTGGACGGCTTCATCCTCTGCGCCGACTACTGCGTCAACCAGGGCCCCTTCCTGCCTCCGGCGAAGTTCTCCCAGTTCGTCACTCCGTACCTGCACCGACTGGTCTCGGCTTACAAAGACATGGGCGCCTGGGTCATCAAGCACACCGATGGCAACATCATGCCCATCATCGAGGACCTGGTCTCCTGCGAGCCCCATGCTCTGCACTCCCTCGACCCCATGGCCGGCGTGGACATCGGGGAGGTGAAGGCCCGCTACGGCGATCGGCTCTGCCTCATCGGCAACGTGGACTGCTCCCTGCTCCAAACGGGCACCCGGGAGCAGATGATCCGCTCCGCCGAGTATGCCCTGGAGAAGGGCAAGCCCGGCGGCGGCTACATCTTCGGCACCAGCAACTGCGTCTTCGCTGGCATGCCCGTGGAGAGCTACCTCCTCATCCACGACATCTGGAGGCGACATCGCGCCTACTGAGGAGCGCCGCCGCCTCGACCATCTCCCCAACAGCGCGGCTCCGGTTCTCCGGAGAGGATGGGAAGGGCGGACCCGAGCCTGCTCCTCGAGGCCGTTGCCCCCTCATTCTCAGCAAGGGCAGTGCCACGCTAGCAGCGCACCAGGACCGAGATAGCGGGGGCAGGAATGTCCATGCTCGGTAAGGTCATAGGCTTCGGCCGGACAGCCGAGATCAGGGAATGGGGTGATGGTCGGGTGGTGAAGCTGTTCCACCCCGGCTTCCCTCAGGCCGCCATCGAGCGAGAGGCTTCGGCCGCGGCGCTGGCTCACTCCCTGGGCGTGCCTACGCCGGCCCTGTTCCAGACCGTCGAGGTCGACGGGCGCCTGGGCATCGTGTTCCAGCGGGTGTCCGGCACCACCATGCTCCAGGATCTGGCCCGTCGGCCCTGGATGCTGCTCTCCCACGCCTACGGCCTGGCACGGCTGCAGGCACACTTGCACCAGATGGAGGGCTCCGGCCTGCCGGACCTGAGAGAGCGTCTGGCACGCAGGATCGAGCGCTCCTCCGTCCTCACGCCCGCTGAGAAGGCGGCCATCGTTCGGCGCCTGGGAGACCTACCCGAC encodes the following:
- a CDS encoding phosphotransferase, with protein sequence MLGKVIGFGRTAEIREWGDGRVVKLFHPGFPQAAIEREASAAALAHSLGVPTPALFQTVEVDGRLGIVFQRVSGTTMLQDLARRPWMLLSHAYGLARLQAHLHQMEGSGLPDLRERLARRIERSSVLTPAEKAAIVRRLGDLPDGDALCHGDLHPDNVVLTRSGPVLIDWMNAACGHPAADAARTAITLRLSLPPEGQMSAWVALGRCLFYRLYLRHYLRIGPASACQLLAWELPVAADRACEGLPRKEVQALYALVASRPDKTPQGPEALPPAG